In a single window of the Campylobacter fetus subsp. testudinum 03-427 genome:
- the fdxA gene encoding ferredoxin, 4Fe-4S (Pfam match to PF13237.2 Fer4_10) — MAVRITDTCISCGSCIDECPVSAIVDDSDNPTGEDAYYVYADKCVECVGHNDVPACAEACPTDGCIVWSEVVSGQPSRNEITADVRNAATPVIS; from the coding sequence ATGGCAGTTAGAATTACAGATACCTGTATAAGTTGCGGTTCGTGCATTGATGAGTGTCCAGTTAGCGCCATAGTAGATGATAGCGATAACCCAACAGGTGAAGATGCGTACTATGTATATGCCGATAAATGTGTAGAGTGTGTAGGACACAATGATGTTCCAGCTTGCGCAGAAGCCTGTCCTACTGATGGCTGTATCGTGTGGAGTGAGGTTGTCTCTGGTCAGCCAAGCAGAAATGAAATAACAGCTGATGTAAGAAATGCAGCTACTCCTGTAATATCATAA
- the ndk gene encoding nucleoside diphosphate kinase (Pfam match to PF00334.15 NDK) produces the protein MEQTLSIIKPDAVKKGVIGKIIDRFESNGLRIAAAKKLQLSVEDAKKFYEVHAARPFYTELVEFMTSGPVVVMVLEGNNAVVKNRDLMGATNPKEAAAGTIRADFAESIDANAVHGSDSLENAKTEIAFFFAKREIC, from the coding sequence ATGGAGCAAACTTTATCTATAATAAAGCCCGATGCTGTAAAAAAAGGCGTTATAGGAAAAATAATCGATAGATTTGAAAGTAACGGATTAAGAATAGCAGCCGCAAAAAAACTTCAACTTAGCGTAGAAGATGCTAAAAAATTCTACGAAGTTCATGCCGCTAGACCATTTTACACAGAATTAGTAGAGTTTATGACAAGCGGACCTGTCGTAGTAATGGTACTTGAGGGTAATAATGCAGTTGTTAAAAATCGTGATCTTATGGGTGCAACAAATCCAAAAGAAGCTGCAGCTGGTACTATAAGAGCAGATTTTGCTGAGAGCATTGATGCAAACGCTGTTCATGGAAGTGATAGTTTAGAAAATGCAAAGACAGAAATAGCATTTTTCTTTGCAAAAAGAGAAATTTGCTAA
- a CDS encoding hypothetical protein (Pfam match to PF02620.13 DUF177) produces the protein MLVPFEIVINGLKFNGNLKRINPKIVECNAMISGNLNYYCDRCGKDIILNLNEDVKLSLSNGVYKDLENELSDTIEFYDGEIDIDEIFESEIEAYKSGYYYCDECKILKGE, from the coding sequence TTGCTTGTTCCATTTGAAATAGTTATCAATGGATTAAAATTTAATGGAAATTTAAAAAGAATTAATCCAAAAATAGTAGAGTGTAACGCTATGATATCTGGAAATTTGAATTATTATTGCGATAGATGTGGTAAAGATATAATTTTAAATTTAAATGAAGATGTAAAATTATCTTTAAGTAATGGTGTTTATAAAGATTTAGAAAACGAGTTAAGTGATACTATTGAATTTTATGATGGCGAGATTGACATCGATGAAATTTTTGAAAGTGAAATAGAAGCTTACAAAAGCGGATATTATTACTGTGATGAATGCAAAATTTTAAAAGGAGAATAA
- the rpmF gene encoding 50S ribosomal protein L32 (Pfam match to PF01783.19 Ribosomal_L32p) yields the protein MAVPKRRVSHTRAAKRRTHYKVTLPMPVKDKDGSWKMPHRINKTTGEY from the coding sequence ATGGCAGTACCTAAACGTAGAGTGAGCCACACACGCGCTGCAAAACGCAGAACTCACTATAAAGTAACTCTTCCTATGCCTGTAAAAGATAAAGACGGTAGTTGGAAGATGCCACATCGTATAAATAAAACAACCGGCGAGTATTGA
- the plsX gene encoding acyl phosphate synthase (Pfam match to PF02504.11 FA_synthesis), protein MISIAIDAMGGDFGPEPIITGVLDALKHRSFNAVLVGDIQKIKPLIPKEYARFVTYIESSEVFSMGESATDALKRKESSIFKAIELVKNGECKAIVSAGHSGATMSLATLRIGRLKNVARPAIATLMPTSLNKKTLVLDVGANVDCKAEHLFQFAIMGESYAKQIMKVKNPKVGLLSNGEEDCKGNEVTKEAFEMMSKLDSFIGNVEGNQIFDGSVDVIICDGFVGNILLKTSEGVASAISKIIKESVRRSPFATVGALLMKRVFKALKTQIDYDEYGGAPLLGVKDCVIISHGKSSPKAVKNAIFQALKFAESDINRVIEDELSHFVR, encoded by the coding sequence ATGATTAGTATAGCAATAGACGCTATGGGTGGGGATTTTGGTCCAGAACCTATAATAACTGGTGTGCTTGACGCTTTAAAACATAGAAGTTTTAATGCTGTTTTAGTAGGTGATATACAAAAGATCAAACCCCTTATACCTAAAGAGTACGCAAGATTTGTAACTTATATCGAGTCTAGCGAAGTATTTTCTATGGGCGAGAGTGCTACTGACGCACTTAAGCGTAAAGAAAGCAGTATTTTTAAAGCAATTGAGCTTGTAAAAAACGGTGAATGCAAAGCTATAGTTTCAGCAGGACATAGTGGAGCCACTATGAGTTTGGCAACTTTAAGAATCGGTAGATTAAAAAACGTTGCAAGACCAGCTATAGCTACACTTATGCCTACTTCTTTAAATAAAAAAACACTTGTTCTTGATGTTGGTGCAAATGTTGATTGTAAAGCAGAACATCTATTTCAGTTTGCTATAATGGGAGAATCTTACGCTAAACAAATAATGAAAGTAAAAAACCCAAAAGTAGGGCTTTTAAGCAATGGCGAAGAAGATTGTAAAGGAAATGAAGTTACAAAAGAAGCATTTGAAATGATGTCAAAACTCGATAGTTTTATCGGAAATGTTGAAGGAAATCAGATTTTTGATGGAAGTGTTGATGTTATTATTTGCGATGGATTTGTTGGAAATATCTTACTTAAAACTAGTGAAGGCGTAGCTAGCGCTATATCAAAAATCATAAAAGAAAGTGTTAGAAGATCGCCTTTTGCTACTGTCGGTGCTTTACTTATGAAAAGAGTTTTTAAGGCTTTAAAGACCCAAATAGACTATGACGAATATGGCGGAGCTCCGCTTTTAGGGGTTAAAGATTGTGTCATTATAAGTCATGGTAAAAGTAGTCCAAAAGCCGTTAAAAACGCCATTTTTCAA